A window of Mucilaginibacter sp. PAMC 26640 contains these coding sequences:
- a CDS encoding LacI family transcriptional regulator, with product MKKSISIKDIANLTNTSITTVSFVLNGKGRISKEISKKILEVAEKYGYEPNRMAVGLRTGVSKVIGLIVESIGGPFFGAMAKVIEEEAEKAGYGIIYCSTNNNIQKGKEVIKMLSQQLVDGYIITPMKGLEKEIQNLVAGEKPVVLIDGYFPGIDIPHVLVDNYNSSFDAVKFLVSSGYRHIGLVTADLDLIQLQDRVQGYKDALKDGGIKESKKMLFKLPFNMQGDEAINSIKAFLKQQKQMDAVFFTTNYLGVMGLQSINQLKFNIPNRLAVISFDDNEIFNLYPPGITTVKQPTYEIAKSAIDVLLSQMNSEKYNISKINICLPATLVVRGSTPVLS from the coding sequence ATGAAAAAAAGTATATCTATAAAAGATATTGCAAATCTTACTAATACTTCTATTACCACGGTTTCTTTTGTGCTGAATGGAAAAGGACGAATAAGTAAAGAAATTTCGAAAAAAATATTAGAAGTTGCCGAAAAATACGGGTACGAGCCTAATCGTATGGCAGTTGGCCTTCGTACAGGAGTATCTAAAGTTATAGGATTGATTGTTGAGAGCATCGGCGGTCCTTTTTTTGGCGCTATGGCTAAGGTAATAGAGGAAGAAGCCGAAAAGGCAGGTTATGGTATTATTTATTGCAGCACCAATAATAATATCCAAAAAGGTAAAGAGGTGATCAAGATGCTGTCACAGCAATTGGTGGACGGATATATCATTACCCCTATGAAGGGTTTGGAAAAAGAAATTCAAAACCTGGTGGCCGGCGAGAAACCTGTGGTACTGATAGATGGTTACTTTCCCGGTATCGATATTCCTCATGTTTTAGTTGATAATTACAATAGCAGTTTCGACGCCGTAAAATTTCTTGTCAGTTCAGGCTATCGCCATATTGGTCTGGTTACTGCCGATCTGGATCTAATACAATTACAGGATAGGGTACAGGGTTATAAAGACGCGCTAAAAGACGGTGGCATCAAGGAAAGTAAGAAAATGCTCTTTAAACTACCATTCAATATGCAGGGGGATGAGGCGATCAATTCTATAAAGGCATTTTTAAAGCAACAAAAACAGATGGATGCGGTTTTTTTTACAACTAATTACCTGGGTGTAATGGGGCTGCAAAGTATCAACCAGCTAAAATTTAATATTCCGAACAGATTGGCTGTGATCAGCTTTGATGATAATGAAATATTTAACCTTTATCCTCCGGGTATCACAACGGTTAAGCAGCCTACCTACGAAATTGCCAAGTCCGCTATTGATGTTCTTTTATCACAAATGAACAGTGAAAAATACAATATCTCTAAAATTAATATTTGTTTACCGGCAACCTTGGTAGTGAGGGGCTCAACTCCAGTTCTCAGTTAG
- a CDS encoding cystathionine beta-lyase — MDLSFIINELGEDRENYFNAVSPPIIQSSNFTFKTVDDMRVAMADEFEANLYSRGQNPTVNILRKKLAALDGAEDALLFNSGIGAISVAVLSLVKAGDHVITVKSSYSWTVKLFERFLPRFGITTTFVNGTEFSNFEIAVLPQTRLILLESPNTLTYELQDIRRVAKFAKSRGIITIIDNSYCTPIFQQPIQMGIDLVAQSATKYIGGHSDVIAGVLTGSKAMIRQIFNTEFMNLGPALSPNSAWLLLRGLRTLPLRLQRSFETTKVVAAWLHDHPEIDRVIWPFNPNFEQGKLAKEQMQGCGGLFSFTLKNSTFRKIEQFCNSLQHILIAVSWGGHESLVMPSIVSIDQKAYCVDNPQDQLIRMYIGLEDPNYLINDLKQALTSFE, encoded by the coding sequence ATGGATTTGTCATTTATTATTAATGAACTGGGCGAAGACAGGGAAAACTACTTCAATGCAGTATCGCCGCCAATTATTCAATCAAGCAACTTTACGTTTAAAACGGTTGACGATATGCGCGTGGCCATGGCCGACGAATTTGAAGCCAACCTGTACTCCCGGGGTCAAAACCCTACCGTCAATATACTGAGAAAAAAACTGGCTGCGCTTGACGGCGCCGAAGACGCACTACTATTCAACAGCGGTATAGGGGCAATAAGCGTAGCTGTATTATCGCTCGTTAAAGCAGGCGACCATGTTATTACCGTAAAATCATCTTATAGCTGGACGGTAAAGTTGTTTGAAAGATTTTTGCCCCGGTTTGGCATCACCACTACGTTTGTAAATGGTACTGAGTTCAGCAACTTTGAAATTGCGGTGTTACCACAAACCCGCCTGATACTCCTGGAAAGCCCCAACACGCTGACTTATGAACTGCAGGACATCAGACGCGTGGCCAAGTTTGCAAAATCGCGGGGCATTATTACTATAATAGATAACAGCTACTGTACCCCTATTTTTCAGCAACCCATACAAATGGGTATCGACCTCGTAGCGCAATCGGCAACTAAATACATCGGCGGGCACTCTGATGTAATAGCAGGTGTGCTTACCGGCAGTAAAGCCATGATCAGGCAGATCTTCAATACCGAGTTTATGAACCTTGGCCCTGCCCTGTCGCCAAATTCTGCTTGGCTGCTGTTAAGGGGTTTAAGAACCCTGCCTTTACGTTTACAACGCAGTTTCGAAACCACAAAAGTCGTTGCCGCCTGGCTTCATGATCATCCGGAAATAGATCGGGTGATCTGGCCTTTTAACCCCAATTTTGAGCAGGGTAAACTGGCAAAAGAACAAATGCAGGGATGCGGCGGCCTTTTCAGTTTTACGCTTAAAAACTCCACGTTCAGGAAAATTGAGCAATTCTGTAACAGCCTGCAGCACATCCTGATAGCCGTTTCCTGGGGCGGGCACGAAAGCCTGGTAATGCCCTCCATCGTCTCTATCGACCAGAAAGCCTACTGTGTAGACAACCCGCAAGACCAACTGATAAGAATGTACATCGGACTGGAGGACCCGAACTACCTGATTAACGACCTGAAGCAAGCGTTAACCAGCTTTGAATGA